The following nucleotide sequence is from Manis pentadactyla isolate mManPen7 chromosome 13, mManPen7.hap1, whole genome shotgun sequence.
GTTCTAGGGAGACAGAAAAGGATGGGATCCCAAAACACAATTAGGAGACTAACCTGACATATGTGTAGGggtatttcttataactttatTAATAGAGGATGAGGAtgcaagttaatttttatttgtggTAATCAAAGATTATGGTTCCCATCTGATATTTACTTTCTCCATGAAATTgcaaaaaaagagggagaaggtCTGATGTTTTAGGAAAGCACGCAAAGGTTTAAGATAGTCGTTGTAGAGTGTATTGACCAAGAAGATACAGTAGGGTTGCTAGGAAGTGTAGAGGCCCATTGAGAGTTAGCCATGGGGGATTTATAGTAGAATCTCAAGTACGTCCTGCCTCCTCCAGGTGCTGTGAAAAAGACTCAGAATGTTGCTTTCATCCAGTATCAACTAGAGGGAGTGTAAGTTATTGGCAGGTATTGGTCATGTACCCAACCtggataaaagaaggaaaattaaaaggcCTAATAACCCTTTGAGAGAAGATGAAAGGGGTCAGTGAACTGGTGGTTTCAGTGAAGTCACAGACCATGTGGTGGATGAAATTGAATAAGCAAGCTGATGGATGTTGTGCTCTCATTGTGTGGAGTATTTGAATTCATGATTTTAGAAATGGAATAGTTATTAGTGAATGACAAGGGATACAGTGTGACCATGGCATTGGGTGGCTAAGGTGGAAACGTTTAGTccattagaaaagaggaagtcaAGAAGTGAGGATATAATATCAGATGGGTTATTCAAGCGGACATCTACCTCACCCAGAATGATGGCAAAACTTAGGATGGAGAGAAACTGTAAATTGGTTGCCAATATCTTCAGTGGATAAGGGATGAATGATACTAATAGAGGGTAAGAGAAGGTGTTAAGGCGAAATCCAAGAGCCTTGAAGAAACAGGATGAGGTTGATAATGTTATTTTGGTGAGAAGAATTTGAGGAattgtgtgtgccaggcactcctGTAAGGAACAAAAAACACTGTAAATACTGCAAGGCCCTGTCCTCTGAGAGGAGGTCAGACTAAAGAACAAGACAGCCACATGTGCAGTTAGTGACAGTACTGTGAGATCCTACCTACAAAGTATAGTGGGAACCTCAAGGAAGAATAGGTTATGTTTAGCTGAAGAAAAcattgaaggtttcacaggagagATGATATCTGAACTAAAAGTTTATGTAGTTTTTCAAATGGAGAAGgcgaaggacattacagaaagaATTATAAGATGTATGGTTCCTAACAATGACAGAGGAACATACACTCAAAATGATAGCATCCCTTCTCGTAGCAAGCACTACTGTAATACAGGGTTCTTTATCATTATAATATCTCCATCTCTTTGCCaacagtctttttttttgttctagAGTTCAACATTGTTCTCTAATAGGATGAGTGAAAGCATGTATCTGGTGTATGTATGtccttgtgtttttggtgtttcttttaaaattatggttgaaataatatattaccaaaaacaaatgcagaggggctccataaataaacaaaatacaattcTTTGACATATTTGCCATGGTTGTTACAAACACTCCTTCAGGAAATTAAATGTCTACCATTATGGGTGAAGTTCTGTTTTAAACCACAAGGATACAAAGATGAACATGATGGTCTCTGATCTCAGGGAACTTTATTATGATCCAGGAACAAGATGTACAGGTAATATCAATATATTAACCACAGGGAATGCTATGACCTTTTTAGAAATCACAACTTACTTCCCTTAAATCCTCAGACATGTTTTTAGAATGTTGATTAATTTTTTCGCTGTTTATGGAATAGGTTTGATTTCATCAAACAATacagttaaaacaaaaatttggttCAATTGGTAGAGTAATCTATAATAAGACTCAAAACAAAGTATGTTTCTTCTTGAATTAAGAGCCTTCCTAATTTTGGCTTTATTCCTCAAAGGTtgtgaagatgagaaaagaagCGAAGAGAATCCGAGCTTTGGTTATCCGAAGATTTGTCAGGAGTGTGAGCAGACTGAAGTCAGAAAAGTTAGTCACTTACACTAATGGTCCTGGGACTAATGAAATGTCAAAAGTTGTCTTTATTCAGTATTTACAAAAGTGAAGGGTGGGACCTAGAGGAATAATTAAATATCTTACTCATGCAgcaccttgttttatgtgtggaAAGGATGTGAGATCCAATGTGCTGTGTCAGCATGTCATTATATGGTTTGGACCTTACTGACTTTTAAATATGTCAtgagtttttctgatttttcccaaAACACTCCTTTTGGCTATTTTGGAATGAAAGCTCTTTGGGGTTGTTTATATGTTTTATGTTATTGGGAGTTAAGATGTTGCTATAGTTCAACAAATGTACTAATTGGTAATTAATTTGAAATTCTCAGTATCTTGTGGAAGTGCTTATGAAAACAATGTGTTCAACCTAATTTTTGTGAAAACatgctttgtaatttattttcactAGTATTAGGGGCAAATATGCTGTTTATAATTTTCATGCTTTAAGGTGTGTtttattctattaaatatttcagaaggTAACCTTCCTTTCCAATACAATCAGATTTTTAACTTATATATTCCATTAATTCCAGAGAAcaagttttcatttaataaaatttaattcaacctacacatgaaaagatgctccacatcgctaattatcagagaaatgcaaattaaaactacaatgaggtatcacctcacaccagtaaggatggctgccatccaaaagacaaacaacaacaaatgttggcgaggctgtggagaaaggggaaccctcctacactgctggtgggaatgtaagttagttcaaccattgtggaaagcagtatggaggtacatcaaaatgctcaaaacagacttaccatttgacccaggaattccactcctaggaatttaccctaagaatgcagcaatcaagtttgagaaagacagatgcacccctatgtttattgcagcactatttacaatagccaagaattggaagcaacctaaatgtccatcaatagatgaatggataaagaagatgtggtacatatacacaatggaatactactcagctataagaaaagggcaaatccaatcatttgcagcaacatggatggagctggagggtattatgctcagtgaaacaagccaagcagagaaagagaaataccaaatgatttcacttatctgtggaatataagaacaaaggaaaaactgaaggaacaaaacagcagcagaatcacagaactcaagaatggactaacaggtaccaaagggaaagggactggggaggatgggtgggtagggagggataagggggggagaagtaggggggtattaagattaacatgcatgggggggtaggagaaaagggagggctgtacaacacagagaaggcaagtagtgattctacaacattttgctatgctgatggacagtgactgtaaaggggtttataggggagacctggtataggggagagcctagtaaacataatattcgtcaggtaagtgtagattagtgatagcaaaaaaaaaaaaaaagggcagttcctgtgtggtaacctccaacgagttctacacaagggtataaagggcatataaaagtgtaggcaaagggtctgtgtttatacagaggatcaaagcctaattgggctaccccgaaaatgaactaagatacgatatgaaaaagaacttccaacatctgcaccctctggaagactcatgccagaagatgatcatcaaaaaaccccaacaaagatccacgcactgctacagctgtagatgcactcatcccaccagttcctggacttgccatgggaatgaggaaggagatatctaagctggcctgtgcatacagtaaaacaacaaaattggactggatctatactgttggaactcaaccaagaatttggagaagtgcaaactgtagcgctccaaagtcttacaactacaaactatttattgttaaaagaacatatggcatgtgaacagtccccaggaatgggttgttttaatttgtctgatttctctcagactgttcaagttcatttggacaatatccaccatatcatagataagttttcacaaatgcctaaggtgcctaactggttttcttggtttcactgcagatggctggtaattacagatatgctttggttatgtaactatactcctattatgttaatgtgtgtgtgcaatttaagtagtagcttaaaacctatacatgctgaagttactctacaagaagatatatcaaagaaataatcaatcttcccatgttttcttccgcctgctacttctatagcttttcttcttccttcctaattacaacccttaaatagaattcgtgcctcatatcaaatttaccgagtatcataattcttccaagtggtaaagatacctcaagacaaatgctgggcatagaagccacagggcataaatatgcaaagaagtaaaaagctaactttttcaaacaataaggcttctctctcacttaccaacttaacatttccctgtatggccccggaagatgactggttagccagagacgggtaagattcctcaagggaggaacaacctaagacaggcacagtcgcaggggggccatcaggtgagaaattggggatcaacagaggtgaggcttagaacctcacccccccattctgagagaaatcttctgcatacgtggatgttttattgccctggtctagcttggattaacacatagtctacaggcacacacctgatcatctacatgtgctctcttacaacactaaactatgttttctacctttatcttgtatctacctaccacttcagcattttattaaaaataataataataaagagagaaatgtggtatccacatataaatcaagtataaaaaccaaatgagtattcatatttgaactgactgtttatagttcataatgcatgagcaaaaccgaaagtttctgtgatgactgcccttgtactgttcactatgtaacttattcattatgtaagaatttgttctacatgtaaaaacttgtttgttatgcctcagaagattggagactgacaaaaattaggcttggggtggaataatgattgtgcattgagcattgactcgcctatacagaattttattgtcgttaacaaccatttgatcaataaatatgagagatgccctcacaaaaaaaaaaaaaaaaaaaaaaaaaaaaaaggacagacttccaatggtaaaataaattagtaaccgggatgtaatgtatagcataaggaatatagtcaagatattgtaacagcctggtagggtgatagctggaacctagaattatgtatataaatgttctaccactgtgttgtacacttgaaactcatgtaatgtaatactgtgtgtcaactacccttcaataaaaaataattattaaaaaaaaaaaaaaagaggaaaaaaaaaaataaaaaataaaaggggggATGGGGTTAAAACTTGTATCTAGGTAACCTGTTTCATTGGCTCTTTAGAATTGAGGCAAATCAAATGAGCTATTAAAAGCACATGAGTTAGAATTCTAATTCTGCATTAATCTTTGTCCCTGCTCCTTGAATTATTAGTACTCCCACTGCAGGATATATTTAATCTCATTtcctaaatgaatttttaaaattcacctgGAAGCAACTATATATAAATACCCATGGTGAAAATGCATGTATGGTACTTTATGTTTCTATGGAGAAAACTAATTACCATTTGcctcaagtatttttaaatattttagatctTATAAGTTGTGcttctatgtaagaatttgttctccatgtaagaacttgttcattatgcttcagaagattggagactgatgaaaattaggcttggggtggattaatgattgtgcattgagcattgactcccctatacagaattttattgttgttaacaaccatttgatcaataaatatgagagatgccctcacaacaacaacaacaacaaaaaagtacacacttccaattgtaaaataaataagtaaccgggatgtaatgtatagcataaggaatatagtcaaaatattgtaacaacttggtatggtgatagctggtacctagaattatcacgtacataaatgttgaatcactgtgttgtacacctgaaactaatgtaatgtaatactgtgtgtcaactacccttcaataaaaaataattatctacaaaaaaaaaaaaaaaaaaaaatttaattcaacCTTTAATTATTGCTTATGAAATTTGTATTACGTTAAAACAATGTGTCAGTAATCTGttagttaaaaaatattattaggcCATCCTGTGAAGGAATAGAAGGCAAACTGTTACTGTTAATAGTCATTAATATAGTGCTAGTACAATGCTTATCTTTGTGAAAAACTTGAGTTTGTTGATGGAATTGGGGTATGTATTGGGCAAGGGGAGGACAGTACAGGAAGACAGAGTGTTTGTTATTTAGAGATTTATTCTGCCTTTTTAAGAgaaatgaagagatttttcatTTGATAGGAGTCTAAGTGTCTAAGATAAATGCTTTCCTTTGCTACATATTGTATTATCTGCAGGGGTACTGAAGATGCACTGTTAAAAAACCAGAGACAGGCACGATCGCTTGAAGAAATCCATGCCATGAAGGTAAGGACTTCCGTggatgtgtacatatgtgtgtctcCATGTCTCCTGTCAGCCTGCACTTTGTGGCTGTGCAGGGGGTAGAGGTAGTGgttgtgtttatttgagtattaCTTCCAGTTGACTAAGACTTACTTATATGGGTCTGTTTAGTGCAGAATGTGCACATCTAGAAAATTGTAATGTTTAAGCTTGcctttttccatgttttttttatggaattttttaaagtactagactaatttgagcctAACAATGCTAAACTAAAGTCATGTATGTTCATTGATGCCTCATgcctaaggtttttgtttttactgtaacGTGAGCCATAAAGTTTGAGAAGTTCAAGCATTGAATGTTCATGCTGTTTGGCAGTGTGGGTGGTGATATTGGAGGCTGACATCATGCTTTGCCTATTGCCAactcaataaatttttgtgtGGTGGTGTCAGCATTTTATTCAGCTCTGTAGTAACTTGAGATAAAATTCGTGTTGGGTCAAAATGatccatatttttgtttctttcagccaGACTCTTCACTAGCATGATTTTTAGGTCTTCTCACTGCTGTTACTTTGTGGAAAATTTCATTTACCAAATGACATACTATTAAATGTCTGGGAGGCTGTTTTATTGCAGAACTTAAAAACAGCATTTGGTACCAACAGTTACCTTAATTGCAGGGTCATTTTGCATGTATAGTTGACTGTTACATTTTGGTATTACTTCTAAGTTTTgagatagataagaaagcaagacagttctccaataatGCTTTAACTGAGTTAGATTATCAAAACTTCTCACCATGTTTTCCTTTTGAAGAGATGATTAAGTGTTTTATAGGACAAAATTACCACAGTTAATCTGAGTCGAAGTTGTAGGACATGGTTTTTCTTTGGTGTGAGGTATGTTTTTTGTgaggtattttcatttgttttattttcaaaatactgcAAAATTCATGGAATCCATGTGATACATCATTCTCAAAGCTCCAATCCCCTTTTTATCCCATCATTCAGTAAAAATACCCTATATTTGACTTCTGATTATCATTTGTGTCAATTTGTGTTACACATTGTTTAGGCTTTTTTATATAGTGTTTTTTTCCCTATGAAATTTCTATGGAAATAAAATCTTTAGAGATCTTTGTTCTGAGAATGACACTAAGATGGGAAATTACGATTTATCCTTTTGCCTCTTTCACTTTCACTTAACCAAGGTCCTTACTAAATTAGATTGCTTTATATAAATTTTTCCATATGATTTCTTCTGAATAGTTTACAATCATAGTCCTAAATTATCCAGAGGCTTTGAACTACTATacaatagctgattttattttaccaTGGAAGGATGCATTATATATAGTAAGGCTATGTGCAGTATGTGAAGAGTTTGAGAAAAGAAGATTCATTACTGTTTAGAATACATTCCTTCTTAACTCTCAATAGTTGcttaaatttaataattaaaaaagaaaatcctatttGATCTATGTGTGAAGGTTGTTTTTTCTTATCCTTAAATTTCCTCAGCAGTAAGACATCAGGCTCAGTCATAGAATTCATAGGTTTGTAACATCTTTATGGAATTGTTGCTTCATAGAAAGCTAAAATTCAAGGCCGGTATGTTCCTTGCACTCATAAAATTAGTAGTAGTGAATTTGTGGTAGTGGTTAGGGTAGTCTAGATTGGTTGCTGTGACTTCAACACTTTTTGTAATGTTATTTGAAAATTGGATGAAGTTTAAATGAAGCAACCGGAATAAAAAGAACACGAGGAAGACTGTGTTTGCTTTCGTTACATGTCAaatttcatttctcattcatGGTTCTTTTACAGAGTTGGTCTTCCTTTCCAGAAGAGGCAcatagagcattaaaaaaaatcgaAAGgtcatttctaatttcttaaggaaGTGTTTATCATGTACATGGGAATATCAAAGAAATGGTCACAAGGTAGAAAATTCACAGTTTCAATTAAATTTGGAGAAAAACCTCTACttacttgtttttttccagatgaatttttttccttgacTCATATACCACTACGTTTTTATAGCCTTGTTCATGACATACTGTCCTGTACTTGCTTTCTATGATGATAGGGTGTTTTGTTGCAAGATGACTTCTTTGAAGAAAACCTGAGATATTTTTAGAAATGAGAGTTTGTGTTTTctggccaagaaaaaaaatgacctgATCTTTATGATGCTATAAAGTCATAGGTTCTAATTTTATAGACTATAATGGATGAATACCAAGTCTTTGTTCATGCTTCTGTTCAAGCaacttttgcctgtgttttcttctaagagttttacggtttcaggtctttgatccgttttgagtttactttgtgtatggagtagacagtagtccagtttcgttcttttgcatgtagctgtccagttttcccaacaccagttgttgaagaagcagtcttttccccattgtatatccatggttcctttatcatatattaattgaccatatatgtatgggtttatatctgggcttaattctgttccattgatctatggttctcttcttatgccagtaccatactgtttctgATTACTTTACCTGTGGAGTATAGGTTGAAGTCAGGGGGGGTATTACAGCTTTTTTCTAATAGTGCTCACACTGAAAACTTCAGTATTAGTATAAATACTGGCTTCTGAGATTGTTCCATGTTTTtctttggaaattattttgtCAACTTTCACAGATCCTTAAGTTGCTGAGCTAGAGAAGAAGATGGTAAACTTAACTCAtaaaatcaatcagtcaatccaaATGTACAGGAAATCGCTTTTTccacagtaaatgtagtaactaacTTTTACTGAGCATTTTCTCCATGCCTGGTACTGTATTGTATGTTTTATATTCATTGTCGCATGAGGTAGAGatcattattatccctattttatagactaAGAAACAGAgacttagaaaattaagaattttccCAAAGTCAGATAGTTGTTTGGTGGTGGACTTAATTGTACTGCTAAGGCAAGAACTTCCTGAAATATGTCTGGGCGCTACTCTTCCTAGAGGTTGAATTCTCGagataaaatagtaaatattgaTACTTGCCCTCTTGGTGTGACAAAAGGCCCAAAGATGTgcaatatgtttgtttgtttgttttttcagattcTTTCATGCCTCACAGCTAAATATACGCAGTTACCTCtgtctacaatttttttttcccttcttgttcTCTGGGCCATTACTTTTCCCAATGCTGATTATTCCTATGCACTGAGAACTTGCATATTCTTCTGTGAGACCTTGCTCAGACTGCTACCcctttcttctgtgttttaaaactctttctccctctgtttGATTCTTCCCTGATTTTTACATGCCCAAGTCTCTGTTAGTAAAGACATAGCTTGAGTTGGCATCAGATGTTGGGATTGCTGTGCCTCCTGCTCCTTTGGAGCCTGTTTCTAAGTGGTTGTCGTTAGCGGACCCCAAATAGGAAAAATGATGTAGATTATGAAAATAACTATATCATATCATTTGAACTTTACCACAACCCTGTAAATTAGGCAGAATCTTATTTCCGGACATGCTTACAAGTGTTCTACACTGCACACATCCGTTGGATTTCAGGCTTATCATCATATGTATTCATGTAGAAGAATTTTGGAATACTTCTGGTTATGCATGCTTTCAAAAAGTTGAGATTTGTCTCTGTAATTTCACATACTGTGATTTTGTGAGTTTTTTCTTATGAATGCTTAAAAATAATGCCTTATCCTGTAAGTACACTATGTTAATTATTTGTGTCAAATGAACATTCAGCTTGCTTGTTCTACTAAAATAATGCATAACTTAATCTAAGTATAATTATTTTTGACAGTTTGACCTTTTATTTCTAAGCCAGTACAAAGAATCAAGTCAGACTCACATATCAGAGATCTTACCTAAAGTCCAGGTTTACTAATAGTTTCAAGGAAACAGGCAATCAGAAAGCCCAAGTGAAGCAAGGAAG
It contains:
- the LOC130680359 gene encoding serum response factor-binding protein 1-like, whose amino-acid sequence is MRKEAKRIRALVIRRFVRSVSRLKSEKGTEDALLKNQRQARSLEEIHAMKGLTLSHWCVVFRRFWTRLKNGWQMQLECPSFLQEFWIEDGSSAFS